The sequence ACAGCGCCTACGAGGCGCGGGACACCGACGTGGCGACGCCGACGGCCCGGACCTGACGGAACGGCCTCGCGACAGTCACGTCGCGGCGACGACCGGGTCCGACGCCCGGCCCGGTACAGATCCGATGCCCGGCCCGGTACAGATCCGACGACCGGTCCGGTGAGGAGCTGACGACCGGTTCGTATTTTTCGGACGCGCGCTGCGTCACCGACCGTACCGGGACAGCCGCGCGAGTCTCACCGTTCGGGAGGCGGGTCGTCCTCGCCCGATCGACTTCCGTTCCCCCGACCGCCGTCGCCGGCACCGAGGTCCACGGGATCGAGGTCGTCGACGGCGGGGGTATCGAGGACGCTCCCGTCGACGTCGAACCGCGAGCCGTGGCAGGGGCAGTCCCAGGAGCGCTCGCCGTCGTTCCAGGAGACGAGACAGCCCATGTGCGGGCAGACAGCCGAGACCGCGTGGACGGCGCCGTCCTCGTCGCGGTAGACGGCGACTGGGTCGTCGCGCTTCTCGGCGACGGTCGCCTCGCCGGGAGCCAGCCCCGAGAGGTCGAGGTCCGGCCGGCCGCGGACGCGGTCGGAGAGCAAGTGCTCCATCGCGTGCCTGTTGTGCGAGACGAGGTCGGACTTCGATGCGCCGAACTCGAAGCGCGTCGGGTCGTACACGTCGCTCCAGGGGTTCGACCGGCCGGTGATCTGGTCGGCGAGGACGACACTCGCCGCGACGCCGTTCGTCATCCCCCACCCGCCGAAGCCGGTCGCGACGTAGACGCCGTCGAGCTGCGGCGCCGCCCGACCGACGAACGGCACGCTGTCGACCGAGACGTAGTCCTGGGTCGCCCAGCGGTACTCGATCGCCTCGACGTCGAACCGCTCGCGGGCCCGCCGTTCGAGCTTCCGGTAGCGGTCGGTCGTGCTGTCGGCGTGGCCCGTGCGGTGGTTCTGGCCGCCGATCAGGACCAGCGACTCGGAGCCGGCATGGGGACGAACCGAGAAGTACGGCTCGCTTGGGTCGTAGTACATCCCGTCCGGCGTGTCGCCGGACAGCCGGGCGGCGAGGACGTACGACCGCTTGGGCGAGAGCCGCGAGAAGTACAGCGCGTGGTCGGAGACGGGGAAGTGGGTCGCGAGGACCACGTCGTCGGCGACGACCTCGCCGCGGTCCGTTTCGAGCCGGCAGGGGTCGCCGTCGTCGACCTCCGTGACCACCGTCTCCTCGTAGAGCCCGCCGCCGGCGGAACCCGACTGGCCGCCGGCGCCACCCCCCTCGCCGGTCCCCTGGTCGGCGACTCGCTCGGCGAGCGCGAGGAGGTACTTCCGCGGGTGGAAGTACGCCTGGTCGTCGAACCGGACGGCGCCGGCCACCTCGTAGGGGAGTTCGGTCGACTCGACGAACGAGGCCGGGAGACCGAGTCGCCGGGCGGCGTCGACCTCCCTGCGCACGTCGCGGCGGTCGTCCCGGGACTCCGCGTACGTATACGCCGGCGCGCGGCCGAACTCGCAGTCGATGCCGAGCCGGTCGACGGTGTCGGCGACGCGCTCGATGGCGGCCCGGTTCGCGTCGGCGTACTGCCGGGCGCGCTCGACGCCGAAGTGGTCGATCAGGTGGTCGTAGACGAGGCCGTGCAGCGCGGTCACCTTGGCGGTCGTGCGGCCCGTCGTCCAGTCGAGGATCCGCTCGCGCTCGACGACGGCGACGGTCCGGCCCCGCTCGACGAGTTCGAACGCGGTCGCGATCCCGGCGATGCCGCCGCCGACCACCGCCGCGTCGACGCGGATGTCGCCGTCGAGCGGCCCGTAGTCCGTCGGTTCGGACGTGGCGGTCCACAGCGACTCGTGGCGACCGGCCGGCTCGCCGCCGTCGGGCAGAACGACGTCGCCGGCGGTGTCGGGGTCACCGACAGTCGCGGTCCGGTCGCTTGCGGGGTCGGTCCCGCCGGTCGGCGGACTGGTCCCGTCGGTCGGTGGGTCGGGTGTCATCGAGGGTTCCTCCGAATCGGAAGAGACACGCCCGGCGGCGGCATGAAGGTTCACCCGGGACGTGCGCGGGTGGCCGAATCCGGGACGCCCGCCCTCGACGGCGACATTGCGCCTTCGAACGCCGGCCGAACGACTACCGACCCGCCGCCCGTACTCTCGGGTCCATGAGCCAGCACGGCAAACAGCCGAGCGAGGAGGTCGACGACCGACAGCTGCGGCTGGCGCGGGAGGCGGGGGACGCCTACCGCGCGGCCGTCGACTACATGATCGAGGAGGTCGCCCACACCGGCGACACCCGCGAGGCCGGCGACTACGTCGTCGGCTTCGCCCAGGAGGAGGCCGAGGGGCTCTACGAACTCGTCGGCGAGGGCGAGTTCGAGTGGCGCGAACCGGACGACGAGAACGCCCACATCGAGGTGGCGGTCGCAGACGCCGACGACGGCCGGATGGTCCCCGGGGCGGAGGTGAGCCTCCGGATCTCGGACCGCGACGGCGAGCAGGTCGAGGCGGCGACGCTCCCGCTGCTGTGGCACCCGGGCCTGTACCACTACGGCGCCAACGTCCGCCTCCCGGGCGACGGGACGTACACGCTGGAGATCCGCGTCGAACCGCCCACCATGCACCGCCACGACGAGGAGAACGGCGACCGCTACGGCGAGCCCGTCGAGGTCACCTTCGAGGGGGTCGACGTAAAGACCGGACAGGGCTGAGCAGGGCGGCCGGCTACGACGCAAAAGCGGCTCACAGCCGGGTAACGGTCGGCTACCGGCCACGGCGTTAAGTGTGTCCCGGTCCAACGACTCCCATGTCTCGGATCGGGACCGATCCGGCCGCGGGAGGTGTGGCTCCCCGATGAGCCTCGCAACCGGGCGGCCGGTCGGTCGGGCCGTCACGTTCCTGCGGAGTCTGGTCTCGGTGTACCGGAAGCGGGACGTGCCGTTCATGGCGGGGAGCATCGCGTACGCGGCGTTCGTGTCGCTGGTCCCGCTGCTGTTGCTCGCGCTCGTCGCCGCCTCGGTGCTGGGCGGGGAGTCCCTGCAGGGGTCCGTCCTCGCCGCGACGGAACAGTACCTCACGCCCACGGCGCGGGACCTCGTCAGCCAGTCGCTCGACCAGGCCGAGAGCCGCACCCAGTTCTCCATCATCGGCGGGGCGGCGCTGCTGTGGGCGACGCTCAAGGTGTTCCGCTCGCTCGACACCGCGTTCTCCGAGCTCTACGCGGTCGAGACCGACGTGGGCATCGTCGAGCAGATCTCGGACGGGCTCCTCGTGCTCGGCGGGATGGGGGTCGCGTTCCTGGCGATGGTCGCCGCCGGGGCTGTCGTCGCCTACGCGCCGACGTTCTCGCCCGGCGTCGAGACCCGGCTCCCGGTGGTGCAGATCATCGGGTTCGTCGGGCTGATAGTCGGGCTGATCGTCGCTTTCCTCCCGATGTACTACGTCTTCCCGAACGTCGAGATGACGCTCACGCGGGCGCTGCCGGGCGCGACCGTCGCCGCCGTCGGCTGGACGCTCCTGCAGGCGCTGTTTCAGGTGTACGTCTCGATGAGTTCGACGGGCGAACTGTACGGGGTCCTCGGCGGGATCATCCTGCTGATCACCTGGCTCTACTTCGGGTCGGTGGTCATCCTGCTCGGCGGGGCGACGAACGTGGTGCTCTCGGGACGCCACCGGATCCCGGGCTACGGGGCGTCGAGCTGACGTGACCCGGGACTGCCGACTCCCGTCGCCCCCGGAGCGTCGCCCTCGTTCGTCCGGGGAGCGCGGACCGCTCCCGGAGGGTCCGCACGGGTGACCGACCCCCTCGGGCTGTCCGGCCGGCGGGTCGCAACCGCGGCGGACAGGGTCAACACGCTCTACCGCCGGATCAAGTCCAGCCGCCCCGTCTCGTGGGTTCTGTTCACCGGGTCGCGGCCAGCGGTGACGGCAGTGCTGCTGGCCGGAGTCTTCGCCTTCCTCGTCGTGCTGGCGCTGCTGCGGCCGGTCGACATCCAGCAGCTGCTCACGGACACGAACACGCTCCAGACGCTGTTCACGACGCTACTGAGCGGCGCGATCCTCATCGTCTCGATCGTCTCGTCGATCAGTT comes from Halosimplex halophilum and encodes:
- a CDS encoding iron transporter, whose translation is MSQHGKQPSEEVDDRQLRLAREAGDAYRAAVDYMIEEVAHTGDTREAGDYVVGFAQEEAEGLYELVGEGEFEWREPDDENAHIEVAVADADDGRMVPGAEVSLRISDRDGEQVEAATLPLLWHPGLYHYGANVRLPGDGTYTLEIRVEPPTMHRHDEENGDRYGEPVEVTFEGVDVKTGQG
- a CDS encoding YihY/virulence factor BrkB family protein, with translation MSLATGRPVGRAVTFLRSLVSVYRKRDVPFMAGSIAYAAFVSLVPLLLLALVAASVLGGESLQGSVLAATEQYLTPTARDLVSQSLDQAESRTQFSIIGGAALLWATLKVFRSLDTAFSELYAVETDVGIVEQISDGLLVLGGMGVAFLAMVAAGAVVAYAPTFSPGVETRLPVVQIIGFVGLIVGLIVAFLPMYYVFPNVEMTLTRALPGATVAAVGWTLLQALFQVYVSMSSTGELYGVLGGIILLITWLYFGSVVILLGGATNVVLSGRHRIPGYGASS
- a CDS encoding FAD-dependent oxidoreductase produces the protein MTPDPPTDGTSPPTGGTDPASDRTATVGDPDTAGDVVLPDGGEPAGRHESLWTATSEPTDYGPLDGDIRVDAAVVGGGIAGIATAFELVERGRTVAVVERERILDWTTGRTTAKVTALHGLVYDHLIDHFGVERARQYADANRAAIERVADTVDRLGIDCEFGRAPAYTYAESRDDRRDVRREVDAARRLGLPASFVESTELPYEVAGAVRFDDQAYFHPRKYLLALAERVADQGTGEGGGAGGQSGSAGGGLYEETVVTEVDDGDPCRLETDRGEVVADDVVLATHFPVSDHALYFSRLSPKRSYVLAARLSGDTPDGMYYDPSEPYFSVRPHAGSESLVLIGGQNHRTGHADSTTDRYRKLERRARERFDVEAIEYRWATQDYVSVDSVPFVGRAAPQLDGVYVATGFGGWGMTNGVAASVVLADQITGRSNPWSDVYDPTRFEFGASKSDLVSHNRHAMEHLLSDRVRGRPDLDLSGLAPGEATVAEKRDDPVAVYRDEDGAVHAVSAVCPHMGCLVSWNDGERSWDCPCHGSRFDVDGSVLDTPAVDDLDPVDLGAGDGGRGNGSRSGEDDPPPER